The following proteins come from a genomic window of Methylorubrum populi:
- a CDS encoding hemolysin: MAKISVFWANGYSPWLAGWQADLILATAQGAADGWAKYIQGDSTIDIALAIGNIGSGGILANAGPNYAWNGGGWDYATILKAREGYDGNGSKPDGDLTLADYSYRGWFYDPAGVAGVPGDRIDAFSVMQHELGHALGFLDFQAATDAGGGFVFNGENTRAVLGGASPLDWGRAHVGFDGDLMGASISSGVRKGISDLDLAMLQDRGMPIATERADKIWLGNRSDTFYAYGGNDWIDGGAGDDRLFGGAGDDVLIGGAGNDALDGGDGIDKAVFAGRSRDYVALYDASAATGTLAIKHLPSGSVDTLTSIESLSFDDTVLGTAGLLAHLQGRFGTVKAGGATYEMALNAAADEAYRPDIPDIDGAFSVTARVRFDDLAGGNYQRVFDTGNGPDSDNIWLGQVGNGRDMAFEILDGAVKHRITAEDAITQGVEARWTAGVDEKGWMSLYKDGALVAEGQGTVPRDVTRAKEFVGHSNWAQDTALVGNVYDLTFKDDLPDIHGAFTASATVRFDDIDAGAWQRVFDLGNGPGADNVFLGQVGTSTDMQFTILNDGKAASIVAKGAIVEGQQATWTTSVNEAGWMRLFKDGALVAEGQGIVPKDIARVNEFVGKSNWASDKPLVGEVSDLTITPFKGIPEIDGAFKMFAEVRFDDLSHGSYQRVFDTGNGRDSDNIWLGQVGNGDDMAFEILTGATKHRITAADAIVEGEMAKWQASVDEAGYMRLLKNEKVVAEGQGAVPLDVLRTSDLVGHSNWSWDTALAGQVKDLIFA; the protein is encoded by the coding sequence ATGGCGAAAATCTCTGTCTTTTGGGCAAACGGCTACTCGCCTTGGCTCGCCGGTTGGCAGGCCGACTTGATCCTTGCGACGGCTCAAGGCGCGGCCGACGGCTGGGCCAAGTACATTCAAGGCGACAGCACGATCGATATTGCCCTCGCGATCGGCAATATCGGCAGCGGCGGCATCCTCGCCAACGCCGGACCCAACTACGCCTGGAACGGAGGCGGGTGGGACTATGCCACCATCCTCAAGGCCCGCGAGGGCTATGACGGGAACGGCAGCAAGCCCGACGGTGACCTCACGCTCGCCGATTATAGTTACCGCGGTTGGTTCTACGATCCGGCGGGTGTTGCAGGTGTTCCCGGCGACCGGATCGACGCCTTCTCGGTGATGCAGCACGAGCTCGGCCACGCGCTCGGCTTTCTCGATTTCCAGGCCGCGACGGATGCCGGCGGGGGCTTCGTCTTCAACGGCGAGAACACGCGGGCGGTTCTCGGTGGCGCGAGCCCGCTCGATTGGGGTCGGGCGCATGTCGGGTTCGACGGGGATCTGATGGGCGCCTCGATCTCCTCGGGTGTGCGCAAGGGCATCTCGGACCTCGACCTCGCCATGCTCCAGGACCGGGGCATGCCGATCGCGACCGAGCGTGCCGACAAGATCTGGCTCGGCAACCGGAGCGACACCTTCTATGCCTACGGCGGCAACGACTGGATCGACGGCGGTGCGGGCGACGATAGGCTCTTCGGCGGCGCGGGCGACGACGTTCTCATCGGCGGAGCCGGAAACGACGCGCTGGATGGCGGCGACGGCATCGACAAGGCCGTGTTCGCAGGCCGGAGCCGGGACTACGTCGCCCTCTACGACGCGAGTGCCGCCACCGGCACGCTCGCCATCAAGCATCTCCCCTCGGGCAGCGTCGATACGCTGACCTCGATCGAATCCTTGAGCTTCGACGATACGGTGCTCGGCACGGCCGGTCTTCTCGCCCACCTGCAGGGGCGCTTCGGCACCGTGAAGGCCGGCGGCGCGACCTACGAGATGGCCCTGAACGCCGCCGCCGACGAAGCCTACCGCCCCGACATTCCCGATATCGACGGCGCGTTCAGCGTCACCGCGCGGGTGCGGTTCGATGATCTCGCGGGCGGCAACTATCAGCGCGTCTTCGACACCGGCAACGGCCCCGACAGCGACAACATCTGGCTCGGGCAGGTCGGCAACGGGCGCGACATGGCGTTCGAGATCCTCGACGGCGCGGTCAAGCACCGCATCACCGCCGAGGACGCGATCACGCAGGGCGTGGAGGCGCGCTGGACCGCCGGCGTCGACGAGAAGGGATGGATGTCGCTCTACAAGGACGGCGCGCTCGTCGCCGAGGGTCAGGGCACCGTGCCACGCGACGTGACGCGGGCGAAGGAGTTCGTCGGGCACTCCAACTGGGCGCAGGATACGGCGCTGGTCGGTAACGTCTACGACCTGACCTTCAAGGACGACCTGCCCGACATCCACGGCGCCTTCACCGCCAGCGCGACGGTCCGGTTCGACGACATCGATGCCGGTGCGTGGCAGCGGGTCTTCGACCTCGGCAATGGCCCGGGCGCCGACAACGTCTTCCTCGGTCAGGTCGGCACCTCCACCGACATGCAGTTCACCATTCTGAACGACGGCAAGGCTGCCTCCATCGTGGCCAAGGGCGCGATCGTCGAAGGTCAGCAGGCGACCTGGACGACCAGCGTCAACGAGGCCGGCTGGATGCGCCTGTTCAAGGACGGGGCGCTCGTGGCCGAGGGGCAGGGGATCGTCCCGAAGGATATCGCCCGGGTCAACGAGTTCGTCGGCAAATCCAATTGGGCCTCGGACAAGCCGCTCGTCGGCGAAGTCAGCGACCTGACGATCACGCCGTTCAAGGGCATCCCGGAGATCGACGGCGCCTTCAAGATGTTCGCCGAGGTTCGCTTCGACGATCTCAGCCACGGCAGCTATCAGCGCGTGTTCGACACCGGCAATGGCCGCGACAGCGACAACATCTGGCTCGGCCAGGTCGGCAACGGCGACGACATGGCGTTCGAGATCCTGACGGGCGCCACCAAGCACCGGATCACGGCGGCGGACGCGATCGTCGAGGGGGAGATGGCGAAGTGGCAGGCCAGCGTGGACGAGGCCGGCTACATGCGCCTGCTCAAGAACGAGAAGGTCGTCGCCGAGGGGCAGGGGGCGGTTCCGCTTGACGTCCTGCGCACGAGCGACCTGGTCGGCCATTCCAACTGGTCCTGGGATACCGCGCTGGCCGGACAGGTGAAGGATCTGATCTTCGCCTGA